The DNA region CGGCGCGCGGCGGAGGAGATCAACGACGTCTGGCCGGGCACCCGCCTCCGCCGGGCCGAGCACCTCGCGGACCTGCTGCCCGCGGCACCGGACGACCACGTACTCGCCGCGCTGCTCGGCGCGGTGCGGACCCGCTCCACGAAGGTGCGGCTCCTCGCGTACGCGGCCCGCAGGGCGCACGACAGCGGTGACGCGCGGGCGGCGGCCACCACGTGGCTCGGCGCGCTGCGGCAGGCCACGGACGCGCCGGAGCTGCGGGCGGGCCTGCTGCGGACGGCCACCGCCCTCGCCGACGCGCCGTCCGCCCCCGAGGAGTCCGCGGTCCGGGCGTGGCCGCAGGACCGCGGCATCGGCCTGAGCTGGCGGGCGCCGCACGTACCCGGCACGCGCCCCGCCGACCCCGTGACGTACGCCGTCCTGCGCTTCGACGACGACGCCCCGGAGACCACCAGCGAGGTCGCGCGGGTCGAGGTGGCCGCACCGGAAGCCCGGCTGCTGACGGCCCACGACACGGCCGCGCCGCTGGGCCGCGCCCTGCGCTACGCCGTCCTCCCGCTGCGCGGCGACCGCGTCGCCGGGGTGCCGCGCGTCTCCGCGCCGGTCCTCGTCGCGCCGGACGTCACGCAGCTTATGACCAAGCCCGTGCCGGGAGGCGTCCAGGTGCACTGGCGGCCGCACCCGGCGGCCGTCGACATCGAGGTGCTGCGCTACGACCTGCCGGACGTCGGCGCGGGCAGCGGGCCGACGGTGCTGTCCTGCGGGCGCCGGGGACTGGTGGACGACGCGCTGCCCCCGGGGATCTACACGTACCGGGTGAGCTGCGGCTATCCAGGCCCTGGCGGCACCGTCGCCCGGTCGCCCGGGGTGCACGTCATGGCCCGCGTCGAGGCGTGGCCGACCCCCGTGCGGGAGCTGACCGCCGAGCTCGCCGGGGACCGCGTGCGGCTCGCGTGGCGCGCGCCCCGGCGCGGTCGAAGCACCCTCGTGCCCTGGCCGGACGGCCCGATCGCGCCGGGCACGGACATCTCGGAACGCTTCGCCCGCATGTCCGCACCGAGCACACCCGGCGGCGCGACACCCGCCCACGCCACGTCCGCCCACGCCGGGAGCGCGTCGGACCTGCCGGATCCCTGGGCGGCGGAGCCGCGCACGGGTGGTGGCGACGGACGGGACCTGCTGCTCGAAGTGGACCCGCCCGTGGCGGGGCGGCTGCGGATGACGGCGGTGAGCGTGCTCGGCGACCGTGCGGTGGCCGGTCCGAGTGTCGTCATCGAGAGTCCGGCCCCGATCAAGGACTTGACGGTGGTGCGGCTCGGGCGCGGGCGCGCCAACGCGGTGTTCACCTGGCCGGAGCCCGCCGTGCTGGTGCGGGTCGGCTGGCAGGACGGCACGCGCGGCGACTCCCGGCGCGTGCCGCGCAGCACGCACCAGAAGGCGTCCGGGGCGGTCGAGTTGGCCGTGCCGGAGAGCGCCTGCACCGTCACGGTCACCCCGCTGACCCGCCCGGACGCCGTCGCCGTGCCCGCGCCGCCCGCGTACGCCGACCTGCCCGCGGCGCACCTGCCGCCGCCCCCGCCGGAGCCCGCGCCGTGGCGGCGGTGGTGGCGCCGCTGGCTGCGCACCCGCGCCCGCCAGAGCTGAGGTCCCGGCGACCGGAGCTGAGGTCCCGGCGGCACCGCACGTCCCTCGTACCCGCCCCGCGCCCCTCGATGATCCCGGAACTCACCGAAACCCCGGGAGCTCCGGAACGCACCGGCCCTCCAACGCCCCCGACTCCCGCAATTCCCCTACTCCCGCAACTCCCGCAATTCCCCTACTCCCGCAACTCCCGCAACTCCCCTACTCCTTGACCTCCGCCTCCACCCCGCCCCCGAACTCCAGGAGCAGCCCGGACTGCAGCGCGATCGTGCGGCCCGGCCCGACCTCGCGTACCGAACCGTCGTCCTTGCGGACCGTCCACACGTTCTGGGTGCGGTTCGTCAGGCCGTACCGGCCGCGCTGCTTGGGGTGTTCGGTGACCTCGCCGACGACGGCGCGGAAGTCGTGCCGGTCGGGGTCGCCGTCCAGGTGGTGGGCGTACACACGGGCGGAGGGGTCGAGGCGGATGCCGCGGCGGGTGCGCAGGGTGGTGCCGGTGGCGGTGACCAGTTCGAGGCGGGGCGGGAGCTGCAGGGGCCGGCCGCACTTCCAGCAGTCCGGCGGCGCGCCGTCGGGCTGGGTCAGGTTCTGCCGGCCGCACAGGCGGCACTGGGTGATGGCGTCGAGGACCTGGCTGAGGGCGTCGCGCCACTGTGTCTCGCGGACCCGCTTCGCGGGCGCCCTCAGGCCGTCGGTGAACGTCTGCACGAACAGGTCCCGCAGGATCTGCGGCAGCGCCGCCCAGGTGGCGATGACGGTCGGCTGCTCACCGGGGACGGGACGGTTGCGGGTGTCCGAGGGGTCGTACACGAACACCGGGTCGGTGCCGTACAGCTTGCGCTTGGCGGCCTCGCCCATGCAGTGGATGCGCATGGCGAGCGCCCCGTTGAAGGGGTGCTCGTTCATCAGGAGCAGGAACAGCAGCACGGCGAGGGAGTGCAGGTCGGTCTGGGTGCCGGGCTGCGCGCCGCGGTCGCCGCGCACCAGCTCCGGCGCCATGAAGTCCATGGTCCCCGCGACTCCGGCGGTGCCGCCCTCCACGACCGCGTTGTCGTTGTCGCAGACCAGGACGTCGCCGGTGCGCGGGTCGAAGAAGATGTTGCCCCAGTTGATGTCGCGGTAGGCGATGCCCTTGGAGTGCAGCGCGCGGTACGCCTCGACGGTGTGCAGGGCGACCGTCACCAGGGTGCGCATCGTCGCGTCCTTCACGGACGGGTCGCGCCGGAACAGCGCGGGCAGGTCCTGGAAGCGCGCGGGGCGCACGTCCATCAGATAGCCGAAGCCGGGCTCCTTGCCGTCGGGGTCCATGACGATGGACCGCGGCCACAGGAAGCGGTCGTCGTCCCAGCCCTTCTCGATGAGCCCTTCCAGGATGTGGCGCTGGCGGGCGTCGGCGAGCTGCGGGTAGTACCACTTCACGGCGCGGTCGCCGCGCACCGTGGACACCCGGTACACCTCGCCCTGGCCGCCGGATCCGAAGAGCTCCCCGACCGTGACCTGTTCCCCGGACTCGGTCACCAGCTTCCTTCCGGTGGCGAGCATGCCGTTGCTCATGCGGTCCCCGTTCCTTCCGTCGTGCCGTCGTCGTTCGTTGCCGGTGCCGTGCCGTGCGCGTCGGGCACCGCCGTGCCGTGTTCCGTGCCCGCCGCCGCGGTCGCGAAGGCCGCGACGAGCGTCGTGTCGTCCCCCGAGTACTTCGCCGCCCGCGCCAGCCAGTCCTCCAGCTGCCCCTGGACGGCGGCCACGCCCTGTCCTGCGGCGCGTTCGCACACGCCGGTGGCGAAGTCCAGGAAGCCCTGGTGGTCGGCGAAGCTCTTGGAGAGCCCGTCGGTGGAGAGCAGCACGGCCGGCGGCGGGCCGCCGGTGAGGGGCTGCCAGTGGGTGCGGGTCTTGCGCCAGGGTTCCGGCTCGCACAGCGAGTCGGTCTCGTCGCCCATGTCGGGCCCGGTGGACAGCGGTGTGTGCGCTACGCCGCCGTCGTCGACGAGCACGACGTCCCCGTCGCCCAGCTGCCAGCACAGCAGCATGTGCGGGGTCAGGACGGCGCCGAGCAGGGTGCTGCCGTACGCGGCGAGGTCCCAAGTGGCCGCGGGGCCCTCCCGGTCACGGCGGGCGCGGGCCGCGGCCCGCCGGGCGGGCCCCGCGCCGTGCGCGGGCGAGCTGGCGTCGTGCACCAGGGCGCGCTGCCGCCAGCGGTGCCCGACGGCCCGTGGCAGGAGCCGGGCCGCGGCGCGCAGCCCCGGCCAGTTCGCCGCGTCGGCGCCGAGCCGCACGGCCTCGTGCGCGAAGACCTCCGCGCAGGCCGTGAACTCCTGGACGGCCCAGCGCGCGCCCTGGTCGCTGCGGAAGTGCGCGGCGGAGCCGTGGCCGTCGGCGACCGCCAGGACGACGGCGCGGCCGCCCGCCGTGGCCTTGGCGGCGCACCGGTCCTGGCTGTACTTCTTGGCGACGCCCTTGACGGCGCCGCGGAGCAGCTCCCAGTCCGCTGCCCGGTCGAGCGGCGCACGGACCGCGGTCACCAGATCTCGTCTTCGTCGCCGCCCTTGGTCAGCGGCGGGCCCACCGGCGCCGCGGGTTTGGCGTCCTCGACCTTGGGGGTGGAGGCGTCCTTCACGACGGCGGTGGACATCCAGCGGATGGCCGCGGCGAGCTGGCGCGGGTTCTTGGCCTGCAGCGGCTCCAGTTCGGGATTGCCGAGGAACTCCTTCAGCATGCTCTTGTCCGCGTCGTCCCCGATGGCGACGGCGACGCGCACGGCCCGCTTGCCCCAGGGCGTGCTGTCGATGGCGCGCAGGCCCGCCCGCCAGTCGTCGGTGGGCTGGCCGTCGGAGGCGAGGGCGAGCACCGGGGGCAGGGCGCGCTGCGGCATCGGCGGGGTCTCCAGGGCCCCGGCGGCGAGCTTGAAGGCGGCGCCCATGTCGGTGCCGCCGTAGGTGTGCACGTCCTCCCAGGAGAAGCTGTCGACCGGGGTCGGCTCGCCGACGTGCCAGCTCGCGCCGCTGGCGAACGAGATGGCCCGTACGAGCAGCGAGGCGGCGGGGTTGGCGTCGGCGGCCTGCCGCATCTCCGGGATGGCCTCGCGGATGGCGAAGTTCAGCTGCCCGATCTTGCCGTTGACGCTCATGGAGCCCGAGCAGTCGAGCATCCAGATGAAGTGCACGGGGCGGCTCGCCATGGAGCCGCCGGGGAAGTTGTCGGCGGCCTCGCTGGACTCACCGGTGACGCTGGTGCCTTTTGTTCGGCTCACGCTGGTCCTCTCCAGGTGGATCGGGGTGCACGGGGACGGGCCGAGGGGGTCGGTCCGGGTCCTGACGGTCTCTCAGTACGAGGGCACGTAGGGGGTGACGTACGGGGAACGAGACGCGGTTGCGGGACGTGGCGGGCGGATGGGGTGGGCGGATGGGGCAGGCGGATGGGGTGGCCGGTCGGGGCCGTGCGGGCTACCGGGCGTGGAAGCCGTGGCGCCAGGCGTTCCACTCCCGCACCCGTTCCTTGCCCTGGCGGCCGGCGATGACGGTGGCCACCTCGCTGAGGCCCCGCTCGTCGAGGCGGGCCACGACGGGCGCGAGGATCTCGTGGAGGAGTTCCTGGGCGACCTGCCGCCAGTCGAGGGAGACGCCGGGGCGCCGTGTGGGCCGCCACAGGTAGTAGTAGGCGCTGATCTCCTCCGGTTGTCGCGGCAGGTCCCGTTCGAGCTGTTCACGTCTGCGTTCATCGAGCATCAACTGCCGGTACGGGGCCATGAGTTCGGGCCCGGAGGAGATCAGGTAGTCGTACACGGGGGCGCGGGCGAGCTGGGGGGCGTCGGTGCGGACGAGGGCGACCGCGATGAGCTCGCCGACGCCCCGGCGCACGGTGACGGCCAGGGGGGCCGCGTCGACGTGCAGGGCCTGCAACCGGTGGACGCTCTGCCGCAGGGAGAGCCGGCGTTCGGCCAGATCCTGGGCGAGGACCAGGAGTTGGGCGGTGGCGCGCTGGTGCCGCTTCAGGTGGCGTTCGTGGAGCAGGTCGCGGGCGAACGCGACGGTCTCCTGGTCGACCCGGTCGGGCGCCGTGACGACGCCGGTGACGTGCTGGCCGAGGCCCGCCTGGACGAGCAGGGGCACGGTGCAGGTGCGGGCGAGCCAGGGGAGTTCGGCGGGCGCGGGGTCGGTGGTGCGCCAGACGAGCCGCCACACCTGCCGCAGCGTCGCCGCGTCGCTCACCCTGCGCCCCGGCAGGATCTCGGTGAGCTTGCCGAAGAGGTCGGCGCCGCGCAGACCGTCGCCCGGTCCGCCCCAGTGGGCGGCGGCCACGGCGAGGCGCAGCGGCAGCGGCGAGTGGTCGTCGAGATTGCGGCGCAGCCAGTCGCCCTGCGGCGAGGCGGCGAGGTCTCGCAGTAGGTCGAGCCGCCCGATGCCGCCATCGGAGCCGAGCATCTTCAGGACGCGCCGGGTCAGGGGGGCGTAGTCGACGGCGTCGAGGACGTGGACGGCCTGGGCGCGGTCGGTGCCTTCGGGGTTGCGCAGGGCGCGGGCGAGCCGCTTCATCGCCGCGTCGACGCCGCGCCCTCCGGCGGCGGCGACCGCGACCGCGAGCCGCAGCGGTTCCACCCAGGCCTCCGGTGGTTCCCGCAGGGCCCGCCACAGCGCCTCGTCGGCGTCCCCGCCGTACTCGGCCCGCAGCGCCCGCCCGGCGTCGCCGCCGAGGGGCAACTCGTCACAGACGGCGGCCAGTTCGGCGGGCACCTCGCGGGGTCCGGCGGCTGCCAGGCGGTGCCGGGCCAGGGCGAGCGCGAGGGACTCGGCGGCGGCCCGGTCGTGGAGGTGGAGCTCCCGGCAGAGGGCGGTGAGGGGGGCGGCGTCGGCGCCGACCGCCCCCACCAGCACGGCCACCGCTTCCCGCAGCGCGTCGCCGGTCAGTTCGGCGAGGTCGCCGCCGGACAGCAGGCCCGCGTGGAGCAGGGCGGGCACGAGCCGGGTCGGCGAGAAGGCGTCGGAGTCGGGGCAGGGGTGGGCCGCGCCGTCGGGGACATCGGGGTCGGTGGGGTCGGTGGCCGTGCCGGTGGGGGCGGTCGGGGCGCCGGTGGGCCGGGGCAGCGGCACGCCCGCGATCCACAGGCGGGCCGTCCAGGTCGCCCAGAGGTCGGCGGCGGGCGGGCTGCCGGGGCCGTCGAGGCCGTCGTGGACGCGGTACAGGTGGTCGAGCGTGGTGACGTCGAAGCGGTCGAAGTCGGCGTCGGGGCCGATGCCGACGATGTGCTGCGGGGCCCGGCCGGGGTCGGTGGCGCGAGTGGTGAACGTCAGCGAGGGGACGTACGCGGGCGGCAGCGAGGCGCAGGCGAGCGCGATCCAGCGGGCGACGGTGTCCGTGCTCTCCTCGGCCAGGACGAGCTGGCGTCCGGCCGGGTCGTCGAAGAGGCGGCGTACGTCGGCGAGGAAGGGGGCGACGCGGGGCTCGTGGGCGCGGGCGAAGCGGGTCAGCTCGGCGCGGCCGAACGGTCCTTCGGGTCGGGGGAGTTCACCGGAGCCGGTGTCGGCATCCGCGCCCGCGCGCCCGTCGGCGGTGGCATCCGCGCCCGCGTCCCCGTCGGCCTCCGCGGCTGCGTCGGCGTCCGCGCCCGCGTCGGCGCCGGCGCCGAGGGCCGACCCGGCCGCGAGCAGCATGACCGGCCACTCATCGGCGAACATCGCCGCGTCGGCACCGGTGAGGTGGATGGCCCGGACCTCGCCTCCGGCACCGCCGGTGCGGCACAGCAGGCCGGCGCCGTCGGGCAGACGGCTGAAGCTGAACGGCGCACCGAGCCCGAGCCCGTTCGCGCCCCGCCCGCACCCGGCGCCGACGGCGAGCGCCACCCACTCGGCGACTTCCGCGTCGTCCGCCGAGAGCCCGGTCGCATCCGCATCCGCATCCGCTTCCGCGTGCAAGTCCGGGTCCCGGACCGGGTCCGGGTCCGGGACCGGGACCGGGACCGCGCCCGGGTCGAGGCCGAAGCCCAAAACCGCGTCCGAGCCCGCGTCCCCGTCCGAACCCGAGCCCACGTCCACCTCCGAAGCAGCGCCCGAGGCCGGCCCCCGCGCACGCGTCGAAGCGCCCTCCGGCGCGGCGGCCGCGCCCTTGAGGCCGGGCCGGGGTCCGGGTGGGACAGGGACGGGAACCAGCCGGACGGTGCCGGTGACCGGCTCCTCGTCGAGCCGGTAGTTGAGGTGGCGGATGGCCATGCCACATTGTGACCACCAGCGAGCGCCGCCCGCAGGAGTTGAGCCAACTTCCCTCGCGCACCGTGCGTTTCACCCCGTCGCACCCGGCCCGCGGGGCACGACGGCACTCTTGCGCGGCCCGCCGGTCCCGGCCATGGTGACGGTCGTGACCGCCTTCATACTCCCCCATCAGCTGGTCGGCGAAGGACCTCACAAGGTGCTCGCCGTGCACGGCTGGTTCGCGGACCGCTCGGCGTACGCGCCGCTGCTCGCCGACCTCGACACGGACACCTTCCAGTACGCCCTGGTGGACCTGCGGGGGTACGGCGAGGCCAAGGACGCCGTCGGCTCGTACACCACCGCCGAAGCAGCCGCCGACCTCGTCGACCTGGCCGACCGGCTCGGGTGGGAGCGGTTCTCGGTCGTGGGGCACTCGATGGGCGGGAGCGTGGCGCAGCGCGTGGTGGCGCTCGCGCCGCACCGGGTGCGGCGGATCGTGGGCATCTCGCCGGTGCCCGCCTCGGGCCTGCCGCTGCCGCCCGAGCAGGCCGAACTCTTCGCGTCGGCCGCGCACCGGCCGGAGAACCGGCGCGCCATCATCGACATGACCACGGGCGGGGCCCGCCCCGAGGCCTGGCTCGGCCGCATGGTCGCCCGCTCCCTCGCGTGCAGCGACGCCAAGGCGTTCCGGGCCTGGCTCGACTCCTGGACGGGCGACGACTTCCACACGCGCCTCGACGGCTGCCAGGTGCCCGCGCTCGCCGTCACCGGCGCCCTCGACCCGGCCCTCTCGGCGGACCTGATGCGGCAGACCTGGCTGACGTGGTTCGCGCGCGGCGAACTGGTGGACCTGCCGGGCGCCGGGCACTACGCGATGGACGAGGCGCCGCTCGACCTGATCCGCGCGGTGGAGGACTTCCTGCGGGCCGACGACGGCGCGGCGCGGCCCGCTCCCCAGGCTCCCGGCGCATGACCCCACCGCCCGGCCCCGCCGCCGCGCTCCCCGACGTCTTCGACCCGCGGCTGTACGCCGACGGCGTGCCGTACGACCGCTACCGCGTCCTGCGCGAGAACCACCCCGTCGCCCGGCAGGAGGAACCGCCCGTCCTCGGCTGGCCCGCGGGGCCCGGGTTCTGGGCGGTGACGCGGCACGCGGACGTGACGGCGGTCCTGAAGGACGCGGCGACGTACTCCTCGTACCTGGGCGCCACCCAGATCCGTGACCCGGGCCCGGGCGACCTGCCGTTCATCCGCCGGATGATGCTCAATCAGGACCCGCCCGGGCACGGCCGGTTGCGCACCCTGGTGAGCCGCGCCTTCACGCCGCGCCGGATCGCCCGCTTCGAGGACCGGGCGCGGGAGCGGGCCCGTGCGCTCCTGCGGCGTGCGGTGGCCGACGCCCGCGCCGGGGACGGCGGCTGCGACCTGGTCGCCTCGGTCACCGACGACTACGCGCTCCTGAACCTCGCGGACCTGCTGGGCGTCCCGGAGAGCGACCGCGGGCTGCTGCTCCACTGGACGCGGCGGGTCATCGGCTACCAGGACCCGGACGAGGCGGGCGAGCCGGTGCTCGGGCCCGACGGCCGGCCGCTGAACCCCCGGTCACCGGCGATGCTGGCGGACATGTTCGCGTACGCCGGTGAACTCGCCGCGCACAAGCGGCGCCACCCCGACGACGACATCCTCACCGCGCTCGCCACCACGCCCGAACTGGGCGCGGGCGAACTGGAGATGTTCTTCTTCCTGCTCACCGTCGCGGGCAACGACACGGTGCGCGGGGCCGCGCCCGGCGGGGTGCTCGCCCTCGTGCTCCACCCGGACCAGCTGGGCGCGCTGCGGTCGGGGGCGGCCCCGATGCCCGGCGCGGTGGAGGAGCTGCTGCGCTGGCATCCGCCGGTCCTCACCTTCCGGCGGACGGCGGCTCGCGACACCGTTCTCGCCGGGACGCCGATCCGGCGCGGCGACAAGGTCGTGGTCTTCCACGCCTCGGCCAACCGCGACGAGCGGGTGTTCACCGAGCCCGACCGCCTCGACCTGCGGCGCACGCCGAACCCGCACGTGTCGTTCGGCGGCGGCCCGCACGTCTGCCTGGGCGCGCACTTCGCACGGCTGCAACTCGCGCTCTTCTACGAGGAGTTCCTCGCCGCCGTGCCAAACCCGCGCCTGGCCGGGGCGCCGGTCCGCCTGGTCTCGCACTTCATCAACAGCCTCAAGTCGCTGCCCCTGCGGATGGCGGACCGAAGGATGGCGGACTGAAAGGGGAGCCCTCGGGCCCGCCGTACCGCATTCGCCTCGTCGGATACCGTTCGGGAAAGATCATCCCCAGCACGGAAGCGAGCATCCGGCCATGTACGCGGCAGCCGAAGACGACTACCACGACGACGTGTTCCCGGTCGTGCCGGCTCCGCAGGACGGCACCCGCTGGCAGGCGCCCGCCGATCTGGAGGCGCACCTGTACGAGCTGGCCGAGGCCGAGGACGGCTACGCCTATCTGCGGGCGCTCGCCGTCGAGGGCCTGTACCGCCCGGTGCCGCTCACGGACCTCGCCGCGGCGCCGGAAGCGCCGCCCCTGTTCAGCGTGGAGGTCCCCGACGGCCGCCGGGTGGCGCAGGTGTACACGGCCGGCCTGCTGCCGCGCCCGCACCCCGACGTGGTGTACGAGTACGTCACGCTCGGCACCCTGGCGCGCCAGTGGCCCGAGGACATCGACGTCATGGTGGTCAACACCCGGACGCCGTGCGAGCAGTACTACCTGACCACGAAGGAGGAGCGGCAGGTCTGGGCCGACCTGCACGACGAGCACCACCGTCCCGGCCGGATCGACGACCGCGTGGACACCCGCCGCACCGGCGCGCCGGAAGGACCCGTCCTGCACGGCCTGGCCTGCGGCGCCCACCTGTGCTTCGCCAACGGCGCGCCCTGGAACACCCTCGACTGGCACGGCGCGG from Streptomyces flavofungini includes:
- a CDS encoding GTPase-associated protein 1-related protein, producing MAIRHLNYRLDEEPVTGTVRLVPVPVPPGPRPGLKGAAAAPEGASTRARGPASGAASEVDVGSGSDGDAGSDAVLGFGLDPGAVPVPVPDPDPVRDPDLHAEADADADATGLSADDAEVAEWVALAVGAGCGRGANGLGLGAPFSFSRLPDGAGLLCRTGGAGGEVRAIHLTGADAAMFADEWPVMLLAAGSALGAGADAGADADAAAEADGDAGADATADGRAGADADTGSGELPRPEGPFGRAELTRFARAHEPRVAPFLADVRRLFDDPAGRQLVLAEESTDTVARWIALACASLPPAYVPSLTFTTRATDPGRAPQHIVGIGPDADFDRFDVTTLDHLYRVHDGLDGPGSPPAADLWATWTARLWIAGVPLPRPTGAPTAPTGTATDPTDPDVPDGAAHPCPDSDAFSPTRLVPALLHAGLLSGGDLAELTGDALREAVAVLVGAVGADAAPLTALCRELHLHDRAAAESLALALARHRLAAAGPREVPAELAAVCDELPLGGDAGRALRAEYGGDADEALWRALREPPEAWVEPLRLAVAVAAAGGRGVDAAMKRLARALRNPEGTDRAQAVHVLDAVDYAPLTRRVLKMLGSDGGIGRLDLLRDLAASPQGDWLRRNLDDHSPLPLRLAVAAAHWGGPGDGLRGADLFGKLTEILPGRRVSDAATLRQVWRLVWRTTDPAPAELPWLARTCTVPLLVQAGLGQHVTGVVTAPDRVDQETVAFARDLLHERHLKRHQRATAQLLVLAQDLAERRLSLRQSVHRLQALHVDAAPLAVTVRRGVGELIAVALVRTDAPQLARAPVYDYLISSGPELMAPYRQLMLDERRREQLERDLPRQPEEISAYYYLWRPTRRPGVSLDWRQVAQELLHEILAPVVARLDERGLSEVATVIAGRQGKERVREWNAWRHGFHAR
- a CDS encoding protein kinase domain-containing protein, translated to MSNGMLATGRKLVTESGEQVTVGELFGSGGQGEVYRVSTVRGDRAVKWYYPQLADARQRHILEGLIEKGWDDDRFLWPRSIVMDPDGKEPGFGYLMDVRPARFQDLPALFRRDPSVKDATMRTLVTVALHTVEAYRALHSKGIAYRDINWGNIFFDPRTGDVLVCDNDNAVVEGGTAGVAGTMDFMAPELVRGDRGAQPGTQTDLHSLAVLLFLLLMNEHPFNGALAMRIHCMGEAAKRKLYGTDPVFVYDPSDTRNRPVPGEQPTVIATWAALPQILRDLFVQTFTDGLRAPAKRVRETQWRDALSQVLDAITQCRLCGRQNLTQPDGAPPDCWKCGRPLQLPPRLELVTATGTTLRTRRGIRLDPSARVYAHHLDGDPDRHDFRAVVGEVTEHPKQRGRYGLTNRTQNVWTVRKDDGSVREVGPGRTIALQSGLLLEFGGGVEAEVKE
- a CDS encoding alpha/beta fold hydrolase, with protein sequence MTAFILPHQLVGEGPHKVLAVHGWFADRSAYAPLLADLDTDTFQYALVDLRGYGEAKDAVGSYTTAEAAADLVDLADRLGWERFSVVGHSMGGSVAQRVVALAPHRVRRIVGISPVPASGLPLPPEQAELFASAAHRPENRRAIIDMTTGGARPEAWLGRMVARSLACSDAKAFRAWLDSWTGDDFHTRLDGCQVPALAVTGALDPALSADLMRQTWLTWFARGELVDLPGAGHYAMDEAPLDLIRAVEDFLRADDGAARPAPQAPGA
- a CDS encoding vWA domain-containing protein; this encodes MASRPVHFIWMLDCSGSMSVNGKIGQLNFAIREAIPEMRQAADANPAASLLVRAISFASGASWHVGEPTPVDSFSWEDVHTYGGTDMGAAFKLAAGALETPPMPQRALPPVLALASDGQPTDDWRAGLRAIDSTPWGKRAVRVAVAIGDDADKSMLKEFLGNPELEPLQAKNPRQLAAAIRWMSTAVVKDASTPKVEDAKPAAPVGPPLTKGGDEDEIW
- a CDS encoding cytochrome P450 produces the protein MTPPPGPAAALPDVFDPRLYADGVPYDRYRVLRENHPVARQEEPPVLGWPAGPGFWAVTRHADVTAVLKDAATYSSYLGATQIRDPGPGDLPFIRRMMLNQDPPGHGRLRTLVSRAFTPRRIARFEDRARERARALLRRAVADARAGDGGCDLVASVTDDYALLNLADLLGVPESDRGLLLHWTRRVIGYQDPDEAGEPVLGPDGRPLNPRSPAMLADMFAYAGELAAHKRRHPDDDILTALATTPELGAGELEMFFFLLTVAGNDTVRGAAPGGVLALVLHPDQLGALRSGAAPMPGAVEELLRWHPPVLTFRRTAARDTVLAGTPIRRGDKVVVFHASANRDERVFTEPDRLDLRRTPNPHVSFGGGPHVCLGAHFARLQLALFYEEFLAAVPNPRLAGAPVRLVSHFINSLKSLPLRMADRRMAD
- a CDS encoding protein phosphatase 2C domain-containing protein, yielding MTAVRAPLDRAADWELLRGAVKGVAKKYSQDRCAAKATAGGRAVVLAVADGHGSAAHFRSDQGARWAVQEFTACAEVFAHEAVRLGADAANWPGLRAAARLLPRAVGHRWRQRALVHDASSPAHGAGPARRAAARARRDREGPAATWDLAAYGSTLLGAVLTPHMLLCWQLGDGDVVLVDDGGVAHTPLSTGPDMGDETDSLCEPEPWRKTRTHWQPLTGGPPPAVLLSTDGLSKSFADHQGFLDFATGVCERAAGQGVAAVQGQLEDWLARAAKYSGDDTTLVAAFATAAAGTEHGTAVPDAHGTAPATNDDGTTEGTGTA